A single genomic interval of Microbacterium sp. LWO14-1.2 harbors:
- a CDS encoding nicotinate phosphoribosyltransferase: MTTSTALLTDRYELTMLAAALRDGTAARPSVFELFSRRLSGGRRFGVVAGTGRLLTLLRDFRFGDDELRFLRDGQVVDADSLKYLESYRFTGSIRGYREGELYFPGSPILTVEGSFADAVVLETLALSVLNHDSAVATAASRMSIAAGERPLAEMGSRRAAERSAVAAARAAYIAGFGATSNLEAGRQWGIPTMGTAAHSWTLLHDSEEDAFRSQIESLGTDTTLLVDTYDIRTGVETAIRVAGSGLGGVRIDSGDLPIVAAEVRAQLDELGATGTRITVTSDLDEYAIAALAASPVDAYGVGTSVVTGSGYPTASMVYKLVARQDADGSWVGVAKASTDKASHGGRKAAFRTLSDGVATAETVVVSDGFEELGTAAEHPDGRALQTTFVDNGDIDSTFEGAAGTTSARQHHLRVREELPVRALALSKSDPAIPTVFVDAE, encoded by the coding sequence ATGACGACGTCCACGGCGCTTCTGACCGATCGTTACGAGCTGACCATGCTCGCCGCCGCCCTGCGCGACGGGACGGCCGCACGGCCGAGCGTCTTCGAGCTGTTCTCGAGAAGACTCTCCGGTGGGCGTCGCTTCGGCGTCGTCGCGGGCACCGGACGCCTGCTGACGCTCCTGCGCGACTTCCGTTTCGGCGACGACGAACTGCGATTCCTGCGCGACGGCCAGGTCGTCGATGCCGACTCTCTGAAGTACCTCGAGTCGTACCGCTTCACCGGCAGCATCCGCGGCTACCGCGAGGGCGAGCTCTACTTCCCCGGCTCCCCGATCCTCACCGTCGAGGGCAGCTTCGCGGATGCCGTCGTGCTCGAGACCCTCGCTCTGAGCGTGCTCAACCACGACTCCGCCGTCGCGACCGCGGCATCGCGGATGAGCATCGCCGCAGGTGAGCGTCCGCTCGCCGAGATGGGATCGCGACGAGCGGCGGAGCGTTCGGCCGTCGCCGCCGCGAGGGCCGCGTACATCGCGGGCTTCGGCGCGACGAGCAACCTGGAGGCGGGCCGCCAGTGGGGCATCCCCACCATGGGCACCGCCGCGCATTCCTGGACGCTGCTCCACGACAGCGAGGAGGACGCGTTCCGCTCGCAGATCGAGAGCCTCGGCACCGACACCACCCTGCTGGTCGACACGTACGACATCCGCACCGGCGTCGAGACCGCGATCCGGGTCGCGGGCTCCGGACTCGGCGGAGTGCGCATCGACTCCGGCGACCTGCCGATCGTGGCCGCCGAGGTACGGGCGCAGCTCGACGAGCTCGGCGCCACGGGCACCCGCATCACGGTGACGAGCGACCTCGACGAGTACGCCATCGCCGCCCTCGCGGCTTCCCCCGTCGACGCCTACGGTGTCGGCACGTCGGTGGTGACAGGATCGGGCTACCCCACCGCCAGCATGGTCTACAAGCTCGTCGCGCGGCAGGACGCCGACGGCTCCTGGGTGGGTGTCGCGAAGGCCTCGACCGACAAGGCGTCCCACGGCGGACGCAAGGCCGCGTTCCGCACGCTGTCCGACGGCGTGGCGACCGCTGAGACCGTCGTCGTGTCCGATGGATTCGAAGAGCTCGGAACCGCCGCGGAGCACCCGGACGGTCGCGCTCTGCAGACGACGTTCGTCGACAACGGCGACATCGACTCGACGTTCGAGGGCGCGGCGGGGACGACGTCGGCGCGACAGCACCACCTGCGGGTCCGCGAAGAGCTGCCGGTGCGGGCGCTCGCGCTCAGCAAGTCGGATCCGGCGATCCCGACGGTCTTCGTCGACGCCGAGTGA
- the murI gene encoding glutamate racemase: MNDAPIGIFDSGVGGLTVARAIRAQLPRESFVYIGDSAHSPYGPKPIADVRRYSLEVLDTLVDQGVKMLVIACNTASAAMLRDARERYDVPVVEVIGPAVRRAVSTTRNGRVGVIGTVGTIGSRAYQDMLEVNERLQVFTAACPRFVEFVEAGITGTPEVLATAEEYLAPLREADVDTLVLGCTHYPFLRGAISYVMGEGVTLVSSDDETAGDVYRQLVRGDLLAPADATASYVYEATGASTAEFTALANRLMGREVRDVQLVQTGVITLPDAVH; the protein is encoded by the coding sequence ATGAACGACGCGCCGATCGGAATCTTCGACTCCGGTGTCGGCGGGCTCACGGTGGCCAGGGCCATCCGCGCCCAGCTGCCCCGCGAGTCGTTCGTCTACATCGGCGACTCGGCCCACTCGCCGTACGGGCCGAAGCCCATCGCCGACGTGCGCCGCTACTCGCTCGAGGTGCTCGACACGCTCGTGGATCAGGGCGTCAAGATGCTGGTGATCGCCTGTAACACGGCATCCGCCGCGATGCTGCGCGACGCCCGCGAGCGCTACGACGTGCCGGTGGTCGAGGTGATCGGCCCCGCGGTGCGCAGAGCCGTCTCGACGACCCGCAACGGCCGTGTCGGTGTGATCGGCACGGTCGGCACCATCGGCTCGCGTGCCTACCAGGACATGCTCGAGGTCAACGAGCGGCTGCAGGTCTTCACCGCCGCCTGCCCCCGCTTCGTGGAGTTCGTCGAGGCCGGCATCACCGGCACCCCCGAGGTGCTCGCCACCGCTGAGGAGTACCTCGCCCCGCTCAGGGAGGCCGACGTCGACACCCTCGTTCTCGGGTGCACGCACTACCCGTTCCTGCGCGGCGCCATCAGCTACGTGATGGGCGAGGGAGTGACGCTGGTGTCGAGTGACGACGAGACCGCCGGCGATGTATACCGCCAGCTCGTGCGGGGAGACCTCCTCGCGCCCGCCGATGCGACCGCCTCGTACGTCTACGAGGCCACGGGCGCCTCGACCGCCGAGTTCACGGCTCTCGCCAACCGTCTGATGGGGCGCGAGGTCCGCGACGTCCAGCTCGTGCAGACGGGTGTGATCACGCTCCCCGACGCCGTCCATTGA
- the rph gene encoding ribonuclease PH: MSDTVRADGRSTDQLREVTIERGWSAHAEGSALISFGGTKVLCTASFTNGVPRWLTGKGKGWVTAEYAMLPRATNSRNDRESVKGRIGGRTHEISRLIGRALRAVVDTKALGENTIVIDCDVLQADGGTRTAAITGAYVALADAIEWGREMKFIGRNSTPLIDSVSAISVGIIDGEPMLDLAYVEDVRAETDMNVVVTGRGLFVEVQGTAEGAPFDKRELDALLDLGVAGCNDLKDAQRKALAG; the protein is encoded by the coding sequence ATGTCAGACACCGTCCGCGCCGACGGGCGCTCCACCGACCAGCTCCGCGAGGTCACCATCGAGCGCGGGTGGAGCGCACATGCCGAGGGATCGGCGCTCATCAGCTTCGGAGGCACGAAGGTGCTGTGCACCGCGTCGTTCACCAACGGCGTGCCGCGGTGGCTCACCGGCAAGGGCAAGGGCTGGGTCACCGCCGAGTACGCGATGCTGCCCCGCGCCACCAACAGCCGCAACGACCGCGAGAGCGTGAAGGGCCGCATCGGCGGACGCACGCACGAGATCTCGCGACTCATCGGGCGAGCACTGCGCGCGGTCGTCGACACCAAGGCGCTCGGCGAGAACACGATCGTGATCGACTGCGACGTGCTCCAGGCCGACGGCGGCACGCGCACGGCCGCGATCACCGGCGCGTACGTGGCCCTCGCCGACGCGATCGAGTGGGGTCGGGAGATGAAGTTCATCGGCAGGAACTCGACGCCCCTGATCGACTCGGTCTCGGCGATCTCCGTCGGCATCATCGACGGCGAGCCGATGCTCGATCTGGCATATGTCGAAGACGTGCGCGCCGAGACCGACATGAACGTCGTCGTCACCGGGCGAGGACTCTTCGTCGAGGTGCAGGGCACCGCCGAGGGAGCTCCGTTCGACAAGCGAGAGCTCGACGCGCTGCTCGACCTCGGAGTCGCCGGGTGCAACGACCTGAAGGACGCTCAGCGGAAGGCGCTCGCGGGCTGA
- the rdgB gene encoding RdgB/HAM1 family non-canonical purine NTP pyrophosphatase — translation MRVVLATHNPHKVAEFQQIVSSTRPDLEIVAYDGPEPVEDGVTFAENALLKARAASAHTGLPALADDSGICVDVLGGSPGVFSAYWAGQRKDAAANLELLLDQLHDIADPHRAAHFTSTIALVIPDGAEHVVEGIWPGRLAHAASGAGGFGYDPIFIPDGQPAGEERSVGEFSAEEKQSQSHRARAFAELVPLLATL, via the coding sequence ATGCGGGTCGTCCTCGCCACGCACAACCCGCACAAGGTCGCGGAGTTCCAGCAGATCGTGTCGTCGACGCGGCCCGATCTGGAGATCGTCGCATACGACGGGCCTGAGCCGGTCGAGGACGGGGTGACCTTCGCCGAGAACGCGCTCCTCAAGGCGCGCGCGGCGTCGGCGCACACCGGGCTCCCTGCCCTCGCCGACGACTCCGGGATCTGCGTCGACGTCCTCGGCGGGTCGCCGGGTGTCTTCTCCGCGTACTGGGCGGGACAGCGGAAGGATGCCGCGGCCAACCTCGAGCTCCTCCTCGACCAGTTGCACGACATCGCCGACCCGCACCGCGCGGCGCATTTCACCTCGACGATCGCCCTGGTGATCCCGGATGGCGCCGAACACGTGGTCGAGGGCATCTGGCCCGGTCGCCTCGCGCACGCGGCATCCGGAGCCGGCGGGTTCGGCTACGACCCGATCTTCATCCCCGACGGGCAGCCAGCGGGCGAAGAGCGCTCGGTGGGGGAATTCTCGGCCGAGGAGAAGCAGTCGCAGTCGCATCGGGCGCGGGCCTTCGCTGAACTCGTACCCTTGCTCGCCACTCTCTGA